In Elaeis guineensis isolate ETL-2024a chromosome 1, EG11, whole genome shotgun sequence, a genomic segment contains:
- the LOC105033892 gene encoding probable manganese-transporting ATPase PDR2 → MLWNHRLQRGKMNLCLVQVDICCFDKTGTLTSDDMEFQGVAGLANNANLESNTNKLPAQIVEVLAASYALVFVENRLVGDALEKTALKRIAWIYTSDEKAMPKR, encoded by the exons ATGCTGTGGAATCACCGTTTACAGAGAGGGAAGATGAACCTTTG CTTGGTGCAGGTTGACATATGTTGCTTTGATAAGACAGGAACTCTCACATCTGATGACATG GAGTTTCAAGGAGTTGCTGGTTTGGCTAATAATGCAAATTTAGAATCAAATACAAACAAATTGCCTGCACAAATAGTTGAAGTTTTAGCAGCCAGCTATGCATTGGTATTTGTAGAGAATAGACTG GTTGGTGATGCTCTTGAAAAGACTGCACTTAAAAGAATAGCTTGGATATACACATCTGATGAGAAGGCAATGCCCAAAAGGTGA